The Acidimicrobiales bacterium genome includes a window with the following:
- a CDS encoding CoA pyrophosphatase, which yields MDGPAEPADPVDATGPASGPAPAAGPADAAGPADATGPAGPGEAPGPRQVRQVIPRPVQATAGAPAPWSGLDPTRRRGLGLARVRAAVEAHHRGLVGAERVAFDGFPDPGAPAAVLVPLFEDDGETRVVLTRRAAHLRTHTGEVSFPGGRLDPGEAPEAGALREAAEEVGLDPEGVELVGRLTSLATFSSGSTITPVVGVLPSPPRLVANPHEVEHVFDVSLAELAADGVFREERWVVPGRPWPVAALDPDGSFPVWFFELPHDTVWGATARVLVELLRLVLGP from the coding sequence ATGGACGGCCCCGCCGAACCCGCCGACCCGGTCGATGCCACCGGGCCCGCCTCCGGACCCGCTCCCGCCGCCGGGCCCGCCGACGCAGCCGGGCCCGCCGACGCCACGGGGCCCGCCGGCCCGGGTGAGGCGCCCGGGCCGCGCCAGGTGCGCCAGGTGATCCCCCGCCCCGTGCAGGCCACCGCGGGTGCTCCCGCCCCGTGGTCCGGGCTCGACCCCACCCGGCGCCGGGGGCTCGGCCTGGCGCGCGTGCGGGCCGCCGTCGAGGCGCACCACCGCGGCCTGGTGGGGGCCGAGCGGGTGGCCTTCGACGGCTTCCCGGACCCGGGCGCCCCGGCGGCGGTGCTGGTGCCGCTGTTCGAGGACGACGGCGAGACCCGGGTCGTGCTCACCCGGCGGGCGGCGCACCTGCGCACCCACACCGGTGAGGTGAGCTTCCCCGGCGGCCGGCTCGACCCGGGCGAGGCCCCCGAGGCCGGGGCGCTGCGCGAGGCCGCCGAGGAGGTCGGCCTCGACCCCGAGGGCGTGGAGCTGGTAGGGCGCCTCACATCGCTCGCCACGTTCTCCTCCGGGTCCACGATCACGCCGGTGGTCGGCGTCCTGCCCTCGCCGCCCCGGCTCGTCGCCAACCCCCACGAGGTGGAGCACGTCTTCGACGTGTCGCTGGCCGAGCTGGCCGCCGACGGCGTCTTCCGGGAGGAGCGCTGGGTCGTCCCCGGCCGCCCGTGGCCCGTGGCGGCGCTCGACCCCGACGGCTCGTTCCCGGTGTGGTTCTTCGAGCTCCCGCACGACACCGTGTGGGGCGCCACCGCCCGCGTGCTCGTGGAGCTGCTCCGGCTCGTCCTCGGGCCGTGA
- the groL gene encoding chaperonin GroEL (60 kDa chaperone family; promotes refolding of misfolded polypeptides especially under stressful conditions; forms two stacked rings of heptamers to form a barrel-shaped 14mer; ends can be capped by GroES; misfolded proteins enter the barrel where they are refolded when GroES binds) — translation MSKILKFDEAARRGLEAGVNKLADTVKVTLGPKGRNVVIDKKFGAPTITNDGVTIAREVELEDPFENMGAQLVKEVATKTNDVAGDGTTTATVLAQALIHEGLRNVAAGASPMALKRGIEKGVVAAVGAIQKQAKEIDSRTEIAQVAAISAADVSIGEVLAEAIDKVGKDGTVTVEESNTFGLELEFTEGMQFDKGYLSPYFVTDPERQEAVLDEPVILIANQKISAVHDLVPVLEKVMQTGKPLLVIAEDVEGEALATLVVNKIRGTFTSVAVKAPGFGERRKAMLQDLAILSGGQVISEEIGLKLEHTTIDLLGKARRVIVTTDDTTIVDGAGAEDDVKGRIAQIKREIEETDSDWDREKLQERLAKLAGGVAVVRVGAATEVELKEKKHRIEDALSATRAAIEEGIVAGGGVALVRSRAAVDKLAKSLDGDEATGARIVAHALSEPLRWIAINAGLEGAVTVRQVESETGYVGLNASTGNFEDLLKAGVIDPAKVTRSALQNAASVAALLLTTEALVADKPEKADPAAAAAAAGAMGGMGGMGGMGMM, via the coding sequence ATGTCCAAGATCCTGAAGTTCGACGAGGCCGCGCGCCGCGGGCTCGAGGCCGGCGTGAACAAGCTCGCCGACACGGTCAAGGTCACGCTCGGCCCGAAGGGCCGCAACGTGGTCATCGACAAGAAGTTCGGCGCGCCCACCATCACCAACGACGGCGTGACCATCGCCCGCGAGGTCGAGCTGGAGGACCCGTTCGAGAACATGGGCGCCCAGCTGGTGAAGGAGGTTGCCACCAAGACCAACGACGTCGCCGGTGACGGCACCACCACCGCCACCGTGCTCGCCCAGGCCCTCATCCACGAGGGGCTGCGCAACGTCGCCGCCGGGGCGAGCCCCATGGCGCTGAAGCGCGGCATCGAGAAGGGCGTGGTCGCTGCGGTCGGCGCCATCCAGAAGCAGGCCAAGGAGATCGACTCGCGCACCGAGATCGCGCAGGTGGCGGCGATCTCGGCGGCGGACGTGTCGATCGGCGAGGTCCTCGCCGAGGCCATCGACAAGGTGGGCAAGGACGGCACCGTCACGGTGGAGGAGTCGAACACCTTCGGCCTCGAGCTCGAGTTCACCGAGGGCATGCAGTTCGACAAGGGCTACCTGTCGCCGTACTTCGTGACCGACCCCGAGCGTCAGGAGGCCGTCCTCGACGAGCCGGTGATCCTGATCGCCAACCAGAAGATCAGCGCCGTGCACGACCTCGTGCCCGTCCTCGAGAAGGTCATGCAGACGGGCAAGCCCCTCCTCGTGATCGCCGAGGACGTCGAAGGTGAGGCCCTGGCGACCCTGGTGGTGAACAAGATCCGCGGCACCTTCACCTCCGTGGCGGTCAAGGCGCCCGGGTTCGGCGAGCGCCGCAAGGCCATGCTCCAGGACCTCGCCATCCTGAGCGGCGGCCAGGTCATCTCCGAGGAGATCGGCCTCAAGCTCGAGCACACCACGATCGACCTGCTGGGTAAGGCCCGCCGGGTCATCGTCACCACGGACGACACCACCATCGTCGACGGTGCCGGGGCCGAGGACGACGTCAAGGGCCGGATCGCGCAGATCAAGCGCGAGATCGAGGAGACCGACTCGGACTGGGACCGCGAGAAGCTCCAGGAGCGCCTGGCCAAGCTGGCCGGGGGCGTCGCCGTGGTGCGCGTGGGCGCAGCCACCGAGGTCGAGCTCAAGGAGAAGAAGCACCGGATCGAGGACGCCCTGTCCGCCACGCGTGCCGCCATCGAGGAGGGCATCGTGGCCGGGGGCGGTGTCGCCCTGGTCCGCAGCCGCGCCGCGGTGGACAAGCTCGCCAAGAGCCTCGACGGCGACGAGGCGACCGGTGCGCGCATCGTGGCCCACGCCCTCAGCGAGCCGCTGCGGTGGATCGCCATCAACGCCGGGCTCGAAGGCGCGGTCACCGTGCGCCAGGTCGAGAGCGAGACGGGCTATGTCGGCCTGAACGCGTCGACCGGGAACTTCGAGGACCTCCTGAAGGCGGGGGTCATCGACCCGGCCAAGGTCACACGCTCGGCGTTGCAGAACGCCGCGTCCGTGGCCGCCCTGCTGCTCACCACCGAGGCGCTCGTGGCCGACAAGCCCGAGAAGGCCGACCCGGCCGCCGCCGCGGCCGCCGCCGGTGCCATGGGTGGCATGGGTGGCATGGGTGGCATGGGGATGATGTAA
- the groES gene encoding co-chaperone GroES translates to MKLHPLEDRIVVRPGESEEKTASGLVIPDTAKEKPQQGEVLAVGPGRRAENTGELVPVDVAAGDTVVYSKYGGTEISFDGEDLLILSSRDVLAKISKK, encoded by the coding sequence ATGAAGCTCCACCCCCTCGAGGACCGGATCGTGGTCCGCCCCGGCGAGTCGGAAGAGAAAACCGCCTCCGGGCTCGTCATCCCCGACACCGCCAAGGAGAAGCCCCAGCAGGGTGAAGTGCTCGCCGTGGGCCCCGGCCGTCGTGCCGAGAACACCGGCGAGCTCGTGCCCGTCGACGTCGCCGCGGGCGACACCGTCGTCTACTCCAAGTACGGCGGCACGGAGATCTCCTTCGACGGTGAGGACCTGCTGATCCTGTCGAGCCGTGACGTCCTCGCCAAGATCAGCAAGAAGTAG
- the tsaD gene encoding tRNA (adenosine(37)-N6)-threonylcarbamoyltransferase complex transferase subunit TsaD yields the protein MTGAGAAVPAPRAPGAPVPPRRAPRGVVSDALVLGIETSCDETAAAVVAGGADVRSSVVSSQVDLHAAFGGVVPELAGRAHLELLTPVVAEALGRAGAAGGAGLDAVAATVGPGLIGSLLVGVSEAKALALAWGLPFAGVNHLEGHLFAALLDHPRIEWPVAVLLVSGGHTLLVSMEGPGRYRLLGQTLDDAAGEAFDKVARFLGLGYPGGPAIERAAAAGDPAAFAFPRSMLDEGLDLSFSGLKTAVVRAVRARPDAADEDVAASFQQAVVDVLVAKAVRAAVAVRAKGLCLAGGVAANGPLRAGLSAACEELGVPAHLPSRAMCTDNAAMIAAAGWWQLEHLGPTPLDAGADPDLRLPLLA from the coding sequence GTGACCGGCGCCGGGGCGGCCGTGCCCGCGCCGCGGGCGCCCGGCGCGCCGGTTCCCCCCCGGCGCGCACCCCGCGGCGTCGTCTCCGACGCGCTCGTGCTCGGCATCGAGACGTCGTGCGACGAGACGGCGGCCGCCGTCGTCGCCGGGGGAGCGGACGTGCGCTCGTCGGTGGTGTCCAGCCAGGTCGACCTGCACGCCGCCTTCGGCGGGGTCGTCCCCGAGCTCGCCGGCCGGGCCCACCTCGAGCTGCTCACGCCCGTGGTGGCCGAGGCGCTGGGCCGGGCCGGCGCGGCCGGCGGCGCCGGGTTGGACGCCGTGGCCGCCACCGTGGGCCCGGGCCTGATCGGCTCGCTGCTCGTCGGGGTGAGCGAGGCCAAGGCGCTGGCGCTCGCCTGGGGGCTCCCCTTCGCCGGCGTGAACCACCTGGAGGGGCACCTCTTCGCCGCCCTGCTCGACCATCCCCGCATCGAGTGGCCCGTCGCCGTGCTCCTGGTGTCGGGCGGTCACACCCTGCTGGTGTCCATGGAGGGCCCGGGGCGCTACCGGCTGCTCGGCCAGACCCTCGACGACGCCGCCGGCGAGGCCTTCGACAAGGTGGCCCGGTTCCTCGGGCTCGGGTACCCCGGCGGGCCGGCCATCGAGCGGGCGGCGGCGGCGGGCGACCCGGCCGCCTTCGCCTTCCCCCGGTCCATGCTCGACGAGGGCCTCGACCTCTCCTTCAGCGGGCTCAAGACGGCGGTGGTCCGGGCCGTGCGCGCCCGGCCCGACGCCGCCGACGAGGACGTGGCGGCGTCGTTCCAGCAGGCGGTGGTGGACGTCCTGGTGGCCAAGGCGGTGCGCGCCGCCGTCGCCGTGAGGGCGAAGGGGCTGTGCCTGGCCGGGGGGGTGGCCGCCAACGGCCCGCTGCGCGCGGGGCTGTCGGCGGCGTGCGAGGAACTGGGCGTCCCCGCCCACCTGCCCAGCCGGGCGATGTGCACCGACAACGCTGCCATGATCGCCGCCGCGGGCTGGTGGCAGCTCGAGCACCTGGGCCCGACGCCGCTCGACGCCGGCGCCGACCCCGATCTGCGACTCCCCCTCCTGGCCTGA
- the rimI gene encoding ribosomal protein S18-alanine N-acetyltransferase, with product MDSWDGGAPTGADDDGPGGAAPERVADAVRVAPLRRRHLRSVVRIEEECYPRPWSATLFLSEIAQRSSRRYTVATIGPLVVGYCGLMVVGEDGHITTLTVDPAWHHRGVGTVLLLDQATAAPAHGVHHLTLEVRASNDPAQALYQRFGFAPVGVRRNYYAETGEDAIVMWARDVDTADYRARLQGIEAQLRTGR from the coding sequence GTGGACAGCTGGGACGGTGGGGCCCCCACCGGCGCCGACGACGACGGCCCCGGGGGGGCCGCGCCCGAGCGGGTGGCCGACGCCGTGCGCGTGGCGCCGCTGCGGCGCCGGCACCTGCGCTCCGTGGTCCGCATCGAGGAGGAGTGCTACCCGCGGCCGTGGTCGGCCACGCTGTTCCTGTCCGAGATCGCCCAGCGCTCGTCGCGGCGGTACACGGTGGCGACCATCGGCCCACTCGTGGTGGGGTACTGCGGCCTGATGGTGGTGGGGGAGGACGGCCACATCACGACGCTCACCGTGGACCCCGCCTGGCACCATCGGGGAGTGGGGACGGTCCTCCTGCTCGACCAGGCCACCGCCGCGCCCGCCCATGGTGTGCACCACCTGACCCTCGAGGTGCGGGCGTCCAACGATCCGGCCCAGGCGCTGTACCAGCGCTTCGGTTTCGCGCCGGTCGGGGTGCGGCGCAACTACTACGCCGAGACCGGCGAGGACGCCATCGTGATGTGGGCGCGCGACGTCGACACGGCCGACTACCGCGCCCGGCTGCAGGGCATCGAGGCGCAGTTGCGGACGGGCCGGTGA
- the tsaB gene encoding tRNA (adenosine(37)-N6)-threonylcarbamoyltransferase complex dimerization subunit type 1 TsaB: MIVLAVESATELAGVALADESGVLASATVSRGRRHAESIAPAVEFVCRRAGVPLADVGAVAVDVGPGLFTGLRVGVGTAKALSFALGIPLVGIGSLEALAHAAAAAVPDGALVVPVVDARRAEVFTARFRASGAAATRVGEDERRTPDALAAELAGLGEPFVLAGNGARRYAATLGAVPGATVAGESLDHPGPHAVAVLGVARAAAGATSDPAEVLPRYLRDADTRINWERRARRAERGA, from the coding sequence GTGATCGTGCTCGCCGTGGAGTCGGCCACCGAGCTCGCCGGCGTGGCGCTGGCCGACGAGTCCGGCGTCCTCGCCAGCGCGACGGTGTCGCGCGGCCGGCGCCACGCCGAGTCCATCGCCCCCGCCGTCGAATTCGTGTGCCGCCGCGCCGGCGTGCCGTTGGCCGACGTCGGTGCCGTCGCCGTCGACGTCGGGCCCGGGCTCTTCACCGGCCTGCGCGTCGGGGTGGGCACGGCCAAGGCGCTGTCCTTCGCGCTGGGCATCCCCCTCGTCGGCATCGGCAGCCTCGAGGCCCTCGCCCACGCCGCGGCTGCGGCGGTCCCCGACGGCGCGCTCGTCGTGCCCGTGGTCGACGCCCGGCGGGCCGAGGTGTTCACGGCGCGCTTTCGCGCGTCCGGCGCCGCCGCCACGCGCGTCGGCGAGGACGAGCGTCGCACCCCGGACGCCCTCGCCGCGGAGCTCGCCGGCCTGGGCGAGCCCTTCGTGCTCGCCGGCAACGGCGCCCGCCGGTACGCGGCGACGCTGGGCGCGGTGCCGGGGGCGACCGTGGCGGGGGAGTCGCTCGACCACCCCGGGCCCCACGCCGTGGCGGTCCTCGGCGTAGCCCGGGCGGCGGCCGGTGCCACCAGCGACCCCGCCGAGGTGCTGCCGCGCTACCTGCGCGACGCCGACACGCGCATCAACTGGGAGCGGCGCGCCCGGCGTGCGGAGCGGGGGGCCTGA
- the tsaE gene encoding tRNA (adenosine(37)-N6)-threonylcarbamoyltransferase complex ATPase subunit type 1 TsaE — MTATAGRAVPAADGAQPAPAGAQPAPPGAQPAPPGAAPVPLRFRTGSAGETQALGAALAGALHPGDVVLLAGDLGTGKTTLTQGVARGLGVDGQVTSPTFTLVRSHPCRPGGPVRTLLHADLYRLDRLAEIADLAIGELVEDGAVAVVEWGDVAEPVLGDDALTVLLSAGPDDEDERSVTIGVPGSWAGRRPELATALARWAAP; from the coding sequence GTGACCGCCACGGCCGGTCGTGCCGTGCCGGCGGCCGACGGGGCCCAGCCCGCGCCGGCGGGGGCCCAGCCCGCGCCGCCGGGGGCCCAGCCCGCGCCGCCGGGGGCCGCGCCGGTGCCGTTGCGGTTCCGGACCGGGTCGGCGGGCGAGACGCAGGCCCTCGGCGCCGCACTGGCCGGTGCGCTGCACCCCGGCGACGTGGTGCTCCTGGCCGGGGACCTGGGCACGGGGAAGACGACGCTGACCCAGGGCGTCGCCCGTGGCCTCGGGGTGGACGGGCAGGTGACGAGCCCGACATTCACGCTCGTGCGCTCCCATCCGTGCCGCCCCGGTGGCCCGGTGCGCACCCTGCTCCACGCCGACCTGTACCGGCTCGACCGGCTGGCCGAGATCGCCGACCTCGCCATCGGGGAGCTCGTGGAAGACGGCGCGGTCGCCGTGGTGGAGTGGGGGGACGTGGCCGAGCCGGTCCTGGGTGACGACGCGCTCACCGTCCTCCTCTCCGCCGGGCCCGACGACGAGGACGAGCGGTCCGTCACGATCGGCGTCCCGGGGTCGTGGGCGGGGCGCCGCCCCGAGCTCGCCACCGCGCTGGCGCGCTGGGCGGCCCCGTGA
- a CDS encoding uracil-DNA glycosylase, with protein MGTLEELRTEALACTRCALASGRTQVVFGVGDPDAELMFIGEGPGRDEDIAGEPFVGRSGKLLDKLVYQEMGLERRQFYIANVVKCRPPGNRDPLPDEIASCRPYLDAQLGLVSPSVVVTLGNFATRLLLDTAEGIRRVRGRAYPFRTGHVVPTYHPAAALRGGAEVVAEMRADLVRAKRLLSGDRP; from the coding sequence GTGGGCACCCTCGAGGAGCTCCGGACCGAGGCTCTCGCCTGCACCCGGTGCGCGCTCGCCTCCGGCCGGACACAGGTCGTCTTCGGCGTCGGTGACCCCGACGCCGAGCTCATGTTCATCGGCGAGGGCCCGGGCCGCGACGAGGACATCGCCGGCGAGCCGTTCGTGGGACGCTCCGGCAAGCTGCTCGACAAGCTCGTGTACCAGGAGATGGGGCTGGAGCGGCGCCAGTTCTACATCGCCAACGTCGTGAAGTGCCGCCCGCCGGGCAACCGCGACCCGCTCCCCGACGAGATCGCCTCGTGCCGGCCGTACCTCGACGCCCAGCTCGGGCTCGTCTCGCCGTCGGTCGTGGTGACGCTGGGCAACTTCGCCACCCGGCTCCTGCTCGACACGGCGGAGGGCATCCGCCGTGTGCGCGGGCGCGCCTACCCGTTCCGCACCGGGCACGTGGTCCCGACGTACCACCCGGCCGCCGCCCTCCGGGGCGGGGCCGAGGTGGTGGCCGAGATGCGCGCCGACCTCGTCCGGGCCAAGCGCCTCCTCTCCGGCGACCGGCCGTGA
- a CDS encoding alpha/beta hydrolase, with the protein MSGDGRSTGRRRLVRGLAAGTGAALAAGWAVQHRLVARTHAGSDDIAAEGLTLPDDVAHRFVEVDDGGSVHVMERGRGPAIVLLHGYMLSGAVWAHQLRDLAPRHRVIAVDLRGHGRSVPGTAGFSSSAPDGDGDGAVRAGARMAAAEQGSPGVRRLAADVRAVLQALDVERALVVGHSMGGMVALQLAHDTPAEERRHRVRGLALVSTTGGPFTRLPGFDGMARLAGPASARALQLADRWGVRTVASEDLRWWLTRLGFGADAPAAQVRFVESIHMATPASTLAGLLPSLAVFDLSGWLSTVDLPTLVVVGTHDRLTPPRHALRTAGAMPRAELVELPRCGHMPMLERRREFSRLLDEFATKIADAV; encoded by the coding sequence GTGAGCGGCGACGGGCGGTCCACCGGCCGCCGTCGCCTGGTGCGCGGCCTGGCGGCGGGCACGGGCGCGGCCCTGGCGGCGGGATGGGCGGTCCAGCACCGGCTGGTCGCCCGGACCCACGCCGGCAGCGACGACATCGCCGCCGAGGGCCTGACGCTTCCCGACGACGTGGCCCATCGGTTCGTCGAGGTCGACGACGGCGGCAGCGTCCACGTCATGGAGCGCGGCCGGGGGCCGGCCATCGTCCTGTTGCACGGGTACATGCTCAGCGGGGCCGTGTGGGCGCACCAGCTGCGCGACCTCGCCCCGCGCCATCGCGTCATCGCCGTGGACCTGCGGGGCCACGGCCGGTCGGTCCCCGGCACGGCCGGGTTCTCGTCGTCCGCCCCCGACGGTGACGGCGACGGCGCGGTGCGCGCCGGCGCCCGCATGGCGGCCGCCGAGCAGGGATCGCCGGGGGTGCGGCGGCTGGCCGCCGACGTCCGGGCCGTGCTGCAGGCGCTCGACGTCGAGCGCGCCCTCGTCGTCGGCCACTCCATGGGAGGCATGGTCGCCCTGCAGCTGGCCCACGACACGCCCGCCGAGGAACGGCGCCACCGGGTGCGCGGGCTGGCGCTCGTGTCCACCACCGGCGGCCCCTTCACGCGGCTGCCCGGGTTCGACGGCATGGCCCGCCTGGCCGGGCCGGCGTCGGCGCGGGCGCTCCAGCTCGCCGACCGGTGGGGCGTGCGCACGGTGGCGTCGGAGGACCTGCGCTGGTGGCTCACGCGCCTGGGGTTCGGTGCCGACGCGCCGGCCGCCCAGGTCCGGTTCGTGGAGAGCATCCACATGGCCACGCCGGCCAGTACCCTGGCGGGGCTGCTCCCGTCGCTGGCGGTGTTCGACCTGTCGGGGTGGCTGTCGACGGTCGACCTCCCCACCCTGGTGGTGGTGGGGACCCACGACCGCCTCACCCCGCCACGCCACGCCCTGCGCACCGCCGGGGCCATGCCGCGCGCCGAGCTCGTGGAGCTGCCCCGCTGCGGGCACATGCCCATGCTCGAGCGGCGGCGGGAGTTCTCCCGGCTGCTCGACGAGTTCGCCACCAAGATCGCCGACGCCGTCTGA
- the alr gene encoding alanine racemase: MGDAGGVPAAAASRPVWAEIDLAAVRHNAAVLRGAVAPAALCAVVKADAYGHGAAPVARAALDGGATWLAVATVEEGTALRDAGVGAPVLVLSEPPPAAMAEVVARGLTPALYTADGVRAAGQASARAGVVTDVHVKLDTGMHRVGAERRALAGLVDAVAGHPALRFAALWTHFPVADGAEPGDRAFTEAQVRALGAARDELAAAGHAPPALHAANSAGALAYPEARLDMVRCGIALYGVSPFPGPAPVWDDVMASTGAAGLRPVLSLRARVTLVRELDAGERPSYGRLSPLPAPTTVATVPLGYADGVPRRTFTRGGTVLVGGRRRPLAGMVTMDQIMVDCGPNGEVSVGDDVVLIGHQGDASLTASDWAGVLDTIAHEVFCGIGPRVPRVVVDTEQAS; the protein is encoded by the coding sequence GTGGGTGACGCGGGCGGGGTCCCCGCGGCGGCGGCCTCGCGCCCGGTGTGGGCCGAGATCGACCTCGCGGCGGTCCGCCACAACGCCGCCGTCCTGCGCGGCGCGGTGGCACCGGCGGCGCTGTGCGCGGTGGTGAAGGCCGACGCCTACGGGCACGGTGCGGCGCCGGTGGCGCGCGCCGCGCTCGATGGCGGTGCCACGTGGCTGGCGGTGGCGACGGTGGAGGAGGGCACCGCCCTGCGCGACGCCGGCGTGGGCGCCCCGGTGCTGGTGCTGTCGGAACCGCCCCCCGCCGCCATGGCCGAGGTGGTGGCCCGGGGCCTCACCCCCGCGCTGTACACGGCGGACGGCGTGCGGGCCGCGGGGCAGGCCTCGGCGCGTGCCGGCGTGGTCACCGACGTCCACGTGAAGCTCGACACCGGCATGCACCGCGTGGGCGCCGAGCGGCGCGCCCTGGCCGGGCTCGTGGACGCCGTGGCCGGCCACCCGGCGTTGCGCTTCGCCGCGCTGTGGACGCACTTCCCGGTCGCCGACGGCGCCGAGCCCGGGGACCGGGCCTTCACCGAGGCCCAGGTCCGGGCGCTGGGCGCGGCGCGTGACGAGTTGGCCGCCGCCGGACACGCGCCGCCGGCCCTGCACGCCGCCAACTCCGCCGGCGCCCTGGCGTACCCCGAGGCCCGCTTGGACATGGTCCGGTGCGGGATCGCCCTCTACGGGGTGTCGCCGTTCCCCGGGCCGGCCCCGGTGTGGGACGACGTCATGGCGAGCACCGGGGCGGCCGGACTGCGCCCGGTGCTGTCACTGCGCGCCCGGGTCACGCTGGTGCGCGAGCTCGACGCCGGCGAGCGCCCCTCGTACGGCCGCCTGTCCCCGCTCCCGGCCCCCACCACCGTGGCCACCGTCCCGCTCGGCTATGCCGACGGCGTGCCGCGGCGCACCTTCACCCGGGGGGGTACCGTGCTCGTCGGAGGGCGCCGCCGCCCCCTGGCGGGGATGGTCACGATGGACCAGATCATGGTGGACTGCGGGCCGAACGGGGAGGTCTCGGTGGGCGACGACGTCGTGCTGATCGGCCACCAGGGAGATGCCTCGCTCACGGCGTCGGACTGGGCCGGGGTGCTCGACACCATCGCGCACGAGGTCTTCTGCGGCATCGGCCCGCGCGTCCCGCGCGTCGTGGTCGACACCGAGCAGGCGTCGTGA
- a CDS encoding NAD(P)H-hydrate dehydratase, whose amino-acid sequence MKPVLRVDDMRAVDADALDRVSEDTLVDRAGTAVATWAVHMLGGTYGRRVVVVAGKGNNGADGRVAAARLRRRGARVTVVEAVDAPERIGPAGTVDLVIDAAYGTGFRGTYRAPSVPAGVPVLAVDIPSGVDGDTGEACGEPLRADVTVTFAALKTGLLQGDGLLLAGRVEVADIGLDVSRARIWVVEDDDVPRLLAPRPRRAHKWQSAVAVVAGSPGMTGAAGLCARAAYRAGAGMVRLGVPGGDPAELSVSEAVGTRLPAQGWAPEALAMAERCRAVVVGPGLGRAPATADDVRAVVAGAATPVVVDADGLFALGAGDDLAAAVRAGTGPVVMTPHDGEFARLAGAAPGADRIAAAAGLAARCGAVVLLKGPVTVVAAPGGDVLLATAGSPRLATAGTGDVLSGAIGAFVARGVEPPLAAVLAAHVHGRAAALGPREGLVAGDLADLVATWLSAVRRG is encoded by the coding sequence GTGAAGCCCGTGCTGCGGGTGGACGACATGCGGGCGGTCGACGCCGACGCCCTCGACCGCGTGTCGGAGGACACGCTGGTGGACCGGGCCGGCACCGCCGTCGCCACCTGGGCCGTGCACATGCTGGGCGGGACCTACGGCCGGCGCGTGGTGGTCGTGGCCGGCAAGGGCAACAACGGCGCCGACGGCCGCGTGGCGGCGGCGCGCCTGCGCCGCCGCGGCGCCCGGGTGACGGTCGTGGAGGCTGTCGACGCGCCCGAGCGCATCGGGCCGGCGGGGACCGTGGACCTCGTGATCGACGCCGCCTACGGGACCGGCTTCCGGGGCACCTACCGGGCCCCGTCGGTGCCGGCCGGCGTGCCCGTGCTGGCCGTGGACATCCCCTCGGGTGTGGACGGCGACACCGGCGAGGCGTGCGGCGAGCCGCTGCGCGCCGACGTGACGGTCACCTTCGCCGCGCTCAAGACCGGGCTGCTCCAGGGCGACGGTCTGCTGCTGGCGGGGCGGGTCGAGGTGGCCGACATCGGCCTCGACGTGAGCCGGGCCCGCATCTGGGTGGTGGAGGACGACGACGTGCCCCGGCTGCTCGCACCGCGGCCGCGCCGCGCCCACAAGTGGCAGTCGGCGGTGGCGGTGGTCGCCGGGTCACCGGGGATGACCGGCGCCGCGGGCCTGTGCGCCCGGGCCGCCTACCGGGCCGGTGCCGGGATGGTCAGGCTCGGCGTCCCCGGCGGCGACCCCGCCGAGTTGTCGGTCAGCGAGGCCGTGGGCACCCGGCTGCCCGCCCAGGGTTGGGCACCCGAGGCGCTGGCCATGGCCGAGCGGTGCCGGGCCGTCGTGGTCGGCCCGGGGCTCGGCCGGGCCCCCGCCACCGCCGACGACGTGCGCGCCGTCGTGGCCGGCGCGGCGACGCCCGTGGTGGTCGACGCCGACGGCCTCTTCGCCCTCGGCGCCGGGGACGACCTGGCCGCGGCGGTACGGGCCGGCACGGGCCCCGTGGTCATGACACCGCACGACGGGGAGTTCGCCCGGCTGGCCGGCGCGGCCCCGGGGGCCGACCGCATCGCCGCCGCCGCCGGGTTGGCGGCGCGCTGTGGGGCGGTGGTGCTCCTGAAGGGCCCGGTGACCGTCGTGGCCGCCCCCGGGGGCGACGTCCTGCTGGCCACGGCCGGGTCCCCCCGCCTGGCCACGGCCGGGACCGGCGACGTGCTGTCCGGGGCGATCGGGGCGTTCGTGGCGCGCGGCGTCGAGCCCCCCCTGGCCGCCGTCCTGGCGGCGCACGTGCACGGGCGGGCCGCCGCGCTCGGCCCGCGTGAGGGGCTCGTCGCCGGCGATCTGGCCGATCTGGTGGCGACGTGGCTGTCGGCGGTCCGCCGCGGGTGA